aaagtaaatgattaaaaaaaaaaaatctcttctcAATCTGTGATAccttggttattttaatattttattgcaaatattattgtttttagtaaactattttactatataaatattcttttaagtaaattatttttactatatagtctatataaatattctattatattttacGTGACCTACAGTCATTtgagtaaaattattttatgtctattacACTTTCCTAAACCTATATTACccttaaaatatgttattttgagcccaataattttcctaatcttatatatatttatgtacctaaaaagCTACGTGAATTTCCTAAtcttatacatatttatatatattatattctatacatgattttttcttattatcatcataattgtctttcctaatatattttctttatatatatatcatcttttatatatatatatatatatatatatatatatatatttatattatgctatacagaattttttattattatcatcgtAATTGTCTTCCTAATATAGACTACTCCGCCATTCTACTATTATGTACTATATCTCTTTAtacttatatacacacacatagatTCCTAATTCATTTGCGTAaactttttaattgtaataacCTTCAACTCATactattatttctatatataaaatgagtaaTTTTAGGAACGGGTAAGTGTTATTTTGGacaaaatttattgtattttaattttaatttctaaccatttataaccaaaattcaaatgataatatcctactaacatggtcaaccttattccattttatagtaaattatttttactatatagtctatataaatattctattatattttatgtgACCTACAATCATTtgagtaaaattattttatgtctattacACTTTCCTAAACCTATATTACccttaaaatatgttattttgagcccaataattttcctaatcttatatatatttatgtacctaaaaagCTACGCGAATTTCCTAAtcttatacatatttatatatattatatgctatacatgattttttcttattatcatcattGTTGTTTTGGacaaaatttattgtattttaattttaattgtactttGGTTCATaaattaaatcgtaacaaatttAATCCATTGTAAAACTTGACTCAGACAATTGTCTGGCTGCTAAGCACCTCTAGGGAAAtgggtatatataataatcgTCATTTTCATTATCAAGCATTCTGttattcatttctttaaaaataacgTAAATTGAACTAAGAAACCCTAATTTGGTCTAATTTGAgcttgacaatttttttttaaaataatttattaatcaaatactattatttaaaaaatcatacaGATATTACCAAATAAAGACTTAAAAAACCAAATcaaatactattatttaaaaaaaaatcaatcacatATTGATTTTATGTTACGGTTCTTATGAGTCAAATATTCAagtttattacattttaatttataaccatttataaccaaatttCAAATGGTAATATCCTACTAAAGTGGTCAATCTTactccattttattcatatatatatatatatgctacacCTCATGATCAATttacatacatattattttttcattgtatTAGCATTCTATTCAACAATAAAGTATGGATTCAAGTCTTCTTTCTGCATCCCAACTCTCTCTTAGGACAAAAAAAACATCCATATGCCTTCGTTTAATgcgttattatttttctaaagaaTATCGACGCACACCACTAAACCACCAAACTCTAGAGTGCTTATTTCATGACTATAAGGTATGTATTtcattatacattatttaaacaacaaaattttctcttttattgaatatctacataataattttaattactgaATGATTCTCATAGGGaatttgcatccatttacaaattccAAAAGAATATGTTCAAAAATTCAGTACTCTTTTGAGGGAAGGAAAGGTTTATGACGTTCAGAATTTCATTGTGCATACATCTCGCATGAGGTTTAAGACATGCGAGCACAAATACATCCTTAAAGCAAACAATGATACGGTGATCAGTTTTTCGGATCAAGATGATTCCATCTTTCCGAAAAACATGTTTCAATTTAAGGATTTTGGATCCTTAAAGGCTACAGGAGGTGTTGATTGTAACCAGTTAATTGGTAAGTTACCATTCCAATGTCgttttatatttaatgttatacaaatcctatgtcattttaatgtatttattattttcacagATTTGATTGGTCGTGTCGTTTTCATTCATCAGCCAAAAGATATTCAAGTTAAACAAAATTCccaaaggttgattgattttgttATTGAGGATTGTAGGAATGCACGTTTGTAATTTGTTAtgccttattattttatttcaaaatacaaaaataatatattgaccgtaaatattcttttctaaataatattaaagATTTCATTAAGCATGATATCCAATTTACAATGTTCAGTGAATGTCGATTGCATTAAGCATGTTTACATAAAGCATGATATCCAGACATGTGTAAACATATAGCctttattacaaaattaatttgtttttattcagGGAAAGTCGATTGACCATAACCTTATGGAACGAGCATGTGGATTCCGTTTTGCCCTTTTTTAATGTTGCTTTAACAGACCCATTGATTGTTATACTACAATTATGTAGAGCTAGGGTCACTGATGGTGAGTAATAACATAatggtatattttattttatttgtgtggGATATACTTATTTACAAATACTTTTTGTATATTAGATGATGAGATTAGGATTTCCAGTTCGTATACTGCAACTAGGGTTTTGTTCAACTATGAATGCCCCGAGGTTTTTGCATTCAAGGATAGGtattaatacaatttactttACTGACACCGTATAATATGTTTTTGGTAATATCTTTTATGATTACAAGTTATTTGTTTTAAGTAGTTTGCCTAGGTTCTTGACTCCAATACGGAGTATAAGCTTAAGATCTAGAAACACGGGATCCGGATCGTTGGAAACTATGTCAAATGAGAATATCACAGTGACTTCTTTAATGGATATTTATGATGATAAAAAGGTCAAAAACATTTATActcaatttatattaaattcatTTCAATATTCAATTGCTCAATTTCTAACGCATTTTAAATACCATTTATAGATAGGAGAATTTTGGGTCATTGGAGAAATTTCAAATATTCAACGCGATTGGTACTTCATTGCATGTGCGAATAAGGGTTGTGGGAAGAAACTTCAAgaaattaatgatcaaatgtATTGTAAGTCATGTGACCAACAGAGTCCTGACGAAATAATCAAGTATAAATTGGTTATTGATATACTTGATGATGAGCAAGATGGACAACTAATTCTTTGGGATAATTTGTGTTCGCCTCTATTAGGGATCACTGCTAGCGAGTTAAAGGGGAAATATTCTGAGGTTAGTGACTTTGTTTTTGAGcatgttaataatattatccgttttatactatttaatgtttatttggtTGGCATAGGAAGGTTGTATGCCCAATGAGATTGAGGGATTAATTGGAAAGACCATGAAGTTCATGATAGTTACAAGAGAGGATCAATTTAAGTACAGAGGAAATGCTGTTTTTACTGTTTTAGGAGTGCAAGCTGACGAAGCAATAAGCAATTCTTTCAAAAAGGGAGAACATGGCAGTGTGATTAGGAAGCTTGCTAAGGAAAAAGAATTCAATGAAAATTTTGCACAAGTTTGTactatttaacatgtttttaaatactgttttaaattcttttatgcaaatgtttattatttttttgaattaggGCATTGAAACACTAGAAGTTATACCTTCGTCTAATCCAAAAGTAATCATTCTTGATGAAAGCACTCCTGACCAGCAATCTTTGAAGAGAATAAACATGGattgttcatcatcttcaaagacTTTGAAAAAGCCTAAGAATGAGCCCAACCCATGCTAGCCTTTGTTATTTTGGAGTTGTTTAAGCATGAACAATATgtatttcatttcttctttcacaCTTAACACTTAACAGATGGTTTATTCTGTTAAGTTTTACACTTTTGTTTAATAAATGCTATAATTTGATGTTATGTTTTTGTATTATTCTTTTAAACAATCTTTAAAATGCTGCCACTGTTTTGCAAAACTTAGCAATATTTCATTTTTGAACTTTCCATAAcgcatttaatatattttcacttATTAAGGATAGTACTAATGGGGGCATATTCAAGGCCGAAATGTAGAATCTATAACCAAAGAAAAACCAAACTTACTCCCATGGAAGAATATGTTGTTGGATTAGCTGTTGGGATCTGGACAGAAGACGAAATATTTTCCTACGGTGAGAAAATGAAGAAGGACGCCACTTTCAAACCAGTGATCGAGGAAGAAGTGACAAAGAAGAAGGTGGATTCTTGATGCAAAGctgtttcaataactttcgaCTTGGCTGATCTATCTTTGTAACTgaattctcttctttttcttcatatTAGTTAGGTTCTTAACTAACTTCCTTCTTACTTTAGCCAATTGGCTAGATCCAAGTTCAAGTAATACAAATCTGCAAAGTTCAAGAACATATCTGATCCGAAAATCGAAATTCCCACCCCTAATCAGAACAAGAAAATACAACAGAAATATCCAAAACCAACAGTTCCATGAATGGATAACTACAGTCATAATGCTAGAAATTTGAAAAGGGAAAAACAGAAGCAATATTCTCAAGAAAGATGAATAGTATGGGAAAAGCATGAACTTTTTTCCACATAATAATGAAATTCCCCCCATAAATGCAGAGCCAGTGAAGTCACAAACCTAATACACAAGAATTTAAGCTAATTCTAGGCTAAGCAGTAAGCACCAAGAACCAAGAGGACCAGTAATTATTATGGCAAATAATATAACCAAAAAAGACAGAGACACTATATAACCCTGATAGTATTATGGCACTTAGAAGGTCGAGCGATCCTTTCACCGACTTTAAATGtggttgatcaaattaatcaatacatgtgcaatatgaacactgcagaaggtcgaacttatttaagttgtgactctttgtgtaaggcagaatcagaCGGCAAAATCTATCACAAGTACACACTCCTGAATTTTTAAATAGTCTGAGATTGTCTGGGCTTCCCAATCATTCATTGatattaaaggttggtgcacttgttatgttattgcggaacatagatcactctcttggtctttgcaaTGGTACGCGCCTCATTGtcacaagattgacagatcaTATTGTGGAAGCaaaaatagttaatgggacacatcaagggaccaaagttcttatTGCCCGAATGTCTCTCATCCCATCtaatacgagattgcccttcaaattccagcgtaaacaatttccgttgatgcttgcatatgcaatgactatcaacaaaagtcagggtcaaacactaactcatgttgggttattgctaaaaaaatcggTCTTTAATCACGGTCAGTTGTACGTGGCTTTTTCGCGAGTAACTCATCCTGATGATCTGAAAGTTTTAGCTCTAGACGAGTATGGGCAAACTTCTTttactactaccaatgtcgtctacaaagaagttttcaataatgtgtaattcaaaaaagttatattatgtattctttttttatacaaagatgacaaattttttatatctatataaaacatatatcttCCGTACATATAATTTATATCATTGAGTTGCTACACAACGAAATAATTAAACCAATTCATACAAATCCTAAACATTGATATGCAAATTGTTTAATGTATCAACACCAAATGTGTATATCTACATGTTtgttattaattggtaattatttgttcatattcaagttatttcaaaaaaaagtttgtTCATATTCAATCAAtaataacatcacaaaacacaATGAATTAAACTCAATTCTccaattacactatataatatttgatattacggtttacacaattgtattacgatataaatattattcacaTAGTATAACAAATacagtccgtgcatcgcacgggtggaaatactagtatatagtaatatagttataaattaacaaaattgcATTACATAATAAATTGACGAGTAATGTGGGGCAAAACCTGCGTGATATGGGTCGGATAGGATCatattaatgaggtcaaagatccgacacattaattaaagatccgtTCCACCGGTCtttaagacggtctcacacaagtgatACTCATAATGTATAAATTCACTTAACTATTACTTGAGAGTCAATAGGAtgaatattcttttttaaaaaaaaatgatgaatattactctaaaattaatcaaaattacgATGAAAAATATCTAGACTTTACATTAACAACGTGGTGTTTTTtcatatttgaaattgaaaGTATTTTTAACTAAGAATATATTGTGTTATAcaacatgtaacagggtcaatagtaattaaaaaaaaaaaagaatatgtcCTATTGGAGGAGATCTACCACCATATATTGCTAATATCTTAAATCTCAAGGACTTTCATACTGcgaaggaccttgtagtccagtgtcattaaacccttccctttatacgggaggtggtgagtttgagcttcagtggagtcaatattgactcttgtgtttcaataggttgagaaagtagttatgaacagatactgtttTGTTATGAAAACAAGCTTAGTGGGTTACATACCAAAAGAAAAATTTCATTCACATTCAGGACTTATATATGTAGACATCTCAAACAACAGTTTCAAAAGCCCCTTTCCTTGCGAAATTGGtgatttaaaaagtttgaccaCTTTGATGCAGAAGAAATACATAGTAAATAATACAGGAAACATATTGCTAAACAATGTTGAACTTTTTGAAGCAGCTAGAAAATGACATTAACATCTCTCATTGTTGCCTTAGCTCTCTTAGTCTTAGAAGGTTGGCTTTGATTTTATTCATTACTGTGCAAGCATCCATCCTTTCTCTTGGTGAATCCACTGAACAAGCAATGCCAATCCCAAACACTGAAACGAGTATTTCAACAACTTTATCTGAGAGCAACTCTTACTCTTACTTGAAGTGTCCTCCTTTCTGTATAGCATTGTTGCATCAGCAATAATCTCCATGACTCTATCAGGTAGGGACATTTTAGCATATTCATGAAGATTTAGACCATCACTGAAGCTATCATTGGTGGGACTTTTACCCGTAAAAATCTCTAGTAAGAGTATTCCATAGCTATACATATCACCTAATGTTGAGAATTCACTCCCCATGCCATACTCTGAAAGATAGTTTTAGACAAGTAATTATTATAGAATGGCAACTCATATCAGGTTGAAAAGTATAACACTTTATACTAAATTAATTCGATCTGCAGAGTGTTGTCACGCTAATTACCAAATCTCTCAATATAAAGATTCACAGACTTTTCCAAAAagtgaaaagaaacaaagtctAATAGGATGAGATATTCATGTAAAACTCGGAAATTACCTTAAACTACAGTACTAAAGGATAATGGTTAATTACCTGGAGCAGCATATCCAACAGTCCCTTTAACTCCCAAAGAACTCGTATGTGCAGCCTCTGGAAGAAACCTTGCCAATCCAAAGTCGCTTACATGAGCAATTAAGTCACAATCCAATAAAACATTACTTGGTTTGAGATCGCAATGAACTAAAGGTGTTCCGCACTCAACATGAAGATAGTGAAATGCACAGGCAATATCAATTCCAATATATTTACTCTTTCCAACAAGTTCAAATTTGTGCGCTCgctatttttgtcattttcttttgaAGGATGATGCAGCCAAGTTTCCAGGTTTCCTTCATCCATGTACTCGTAAATAATTGCCTTGATAATCAATGCTGGAGCACGACGATACAACCTTTACTAGATTCCGATGTCTAATATGCCTCAATGCCTCACACTCTGCTATAAAACTCTTTGAAGCTCCTTTCACTTGCAATTTGATTACTTTTATAGCAACAACTTTTTCTTGTTCATCTAGATTGCCTTTGTACACTGAAATGAACTTTCCAGAaccaattaaattttgtagTCAGAAACCATTGGTAGCATTGTGTAGGCTCCTGTAAGACACCATAGGCTTGATGAcctcttttgttgttttgttcTCCAAGGAAATGCTCGATCTTTTGATATTTCTTTTGAGGTGCATTTTGGCAAATGTAACTCCTGAATACCCCGACACAGCTTACTATTGTCTTCAAAGAAAACACCACTTTTGTTTCCAAAAATTCCTTCAAGTGGTACCTCTCCCTCTAGATCATTATTTGACAAGCTAAGGTGTGCCAATGAACTAAGGTTGTCCAGAAAGCTTGGGATTTTCCCTGAGAAGTGATTAGAAGAAAGATCTAAGGTTTCAACACTTGACAAAAACCTAAAACTTTTAGGAATTgaatttcaccaaaaaaaagtgattatTTGAGAGGTTCAAAAAAGTCAAAACTTTTTAAGCTTATCTACCTCTAAAGGGAGAGGACTTGTTAAATTGTTGTGTGAGATGTCTAGATGtatgataagtgcaaaagatgccatctttataaggttgttatcggatcgtctagtgcacaattcgtagcttttgtgtttgatttgtccctttattgcgttagaatgcttcatattgccattggaccccgttccacacttggttaatcattttgtaggtaaaaagatgggcaaaaaggcagaaaatggctagatttcgaagaaggattcacgagtcgaagttggagtgcgaaatacaccatggacgcccagtggacgccccagtggacgcgcgtccaacgcgcgtccacccttgcgtccaacttttcgctctctgattctcgcacagcagaacagcagtctgctgtggacgcgca
This region of Ipomoea triloba cultivar NCNSP0323 chromosome 15, ASM357664v1 genomic DNA includes:
- the LOC116005868 gene encoding uncharacterized protein LOC116005868, yielding MSSTALFSEKHNAEHKDGRLKQLADQPVQSDGTAEKSERAKAGAVLLDPNGDFVATMSTPLPFCDSPLMAETLACKEALSWLKIRNEVAVTMFTDCSLLCGNLRSNSEMLSYIEYRRTPLNHQTLECLFHDYKGICIHLQIPKEYVQKFSTLLREGKVYDVQNFIVHTSRMRFKTCEHKYILKANNDTVISFSDQDDSIFPKNMFQFKDFGSLKATGGVDCNQLIDLIGRVVFIHQPKDIQVKQNSQRLIDFVIEDCRNARLESRLTITLWNEHVDSVLPFFNVALTDPLIVILQLCRARVTDDDEIRISSSYTATRVLFNYECPEVFAFKDSLPRFLTPIRSISLRSRNTGSGSLETMSNENITVTSLMDIYDDKKIGEFWVIGEISNIQRDWYFIACANKGCGKKLQEINDQMYCKSCDQQSPDEIIKYKLVIDILDDEQDGQLILWDNLCSPLLGITASELKGKYSEEGCMPNEIEGLIGKTMKFMIVTREDQFKYRGNAVFTVLGVQADEAISNSFKKGEHGSVIRKLAKEKEFNENFAQGIETLEVIPSSNPKVIILDESTPDQQSLKRINMDCSSSSKTLKKPKNEPNPC